In Bombus huntii isolate Logan2020A chromosome 3, iyBomHunt1.1, whole genome shotgun sequence, a single genomic region encodes these proteins:
- the LOC126864116 gene encoding pancreatic triacylglycerol lipase-like encodes MKKLSSYIFFVLLNILIAGADDNVSTIFIRLFKRDGSYLDANILNRTELVTMGKHLRRNRNTVFFIHGFTESINSNDVVIVTNTYLQATNDNVLAVDYQQIAGLPYVTGVTMIEVVAKAVGGALNILASSGMNSKTLHVIGHSLGAQIAGVLPENINFRLTRITGLDPAGPLFYVLNHRLTSEDADFVDIIHTDAGVYGIALNSGHVDFYPNGGHRPQPGCSLINIPLSAPDFCSHQRSYIFYSESVKNHKAFIGKCQEDCSSDLVPMGFITPNNTRGVYSLTTNAESPFGLGMKGV; translated from the exons ATGAAGAAACTTTCTTCTtacattttcttcgttttactCAACATTTTGATAGCAG GTGCTGATGACAATGTTAGTACAATTTTCATACGTTTATTCAAAAG gGATGGCTCTTATCTTGAtgcaaatatattaaatagaaCTGAATTGGTAACAATGGGAAAGCATCTACGAAGAAATAGGAACACGGTATTCTTCATACATGGCTTTACAGAGAGTATAAATAGCAACGATGTGGTTATTGTAACGAATA CGTATTTACAGGCCACGAATGATAATGTCCTTGCAGTCGATTATCAACAAATTGCTGGACTCCCGTACGTAACTGGCGTGACAATGATCGAGGTAGTCGCAAAAGCTGTTGGCGGagctttgaatattttagcgAGTTCTGGTATGAATTCGAAAACGTTACATGTAATTGGACATTCACTGGGTGCTCAGATAGCAGGAGTTCTTCCAGAAAACATAAACTTTAGACTTACCAGGATAACAG GCTTGGATCCCGCCGGTCCCTTATTCTACGTTTTAAATCATCGATTGACCTCTGAGGATGCTGACTTTGTAGATATTATCCACACTGACGCGGGCGTTTACGGAATAGCATTGAACAGTGGTCACGTGGATTTCTATCCGAACGGTGGTCACAGGCCACAACCAGGTTGCTCCTTAATCAACATACCTTTGTCGGCACCAG ATTTCTGCAGTCACCAGAGGTCCTACATATTCTATTCAGAATCAGTTAAAAATCATAAGGCTTTCATTGGTAAATGTCAAGAGGACTGTAGCAGCGATCTCGTGCCAATGGGTTTTATTAcgccaaataatac gAGGGGTGTATATTCTTTGACAACAAATGCGGAGAGTCCTTTCGGTCTAGGTATGAAAGGAGTGTAG
- the LOC126864113 gene encoding inositol polyphosphate 1-phosphatase, translated as MCKSDTFYLEINTNNLHGFPPNDSLTDSVQENLLKFGKSLTVAMKDGSRLLSILLKASEKAANIARACRHNDALFKLLVQEKSEEEKNPRFFQDFKTLADVLIQETIKHDIGLEFPELAKVVQGEETNTFSNAMGESIVVEVCPTVEETTKLLAKVMGSDIATAELLATEVHKDVQFLDIPMVVELPFDFDIDIYDLGIWIDPIDSTADYINGSEKIDEVTGVHMSGLRCVTVLIGVFLKSTGIPIVGVINQPFYTNVDLRWKGNCYWGFMKKDVGTCSIVKETTNKKIIVLSRVEDENVKSKLLGAGFTLVEAAGAGYKILSVALGQVDAYILSKGSTYKWDTCGPQALLRSLDGGIIEFQSFISNPDSDYMDVKYLPMSTNLSNSNGLIAYRNIETLQTLKSILCK; from the exons atgtgTAAGAGTGACACTTTCTATTTGGAAATAAACACCAAT aatttgCACGGGTTCCCGCCAAACGATTCTTTAACAGATTCGGTGCAAGAAAAC ttattaaaatttggaaaatcaTTAACTGTTGCAATGAAAGACGGAAGCAGATTGTTGTCTATTCTTCTGAAAGCTTCAGAAAAAGCAGCAAATATTGCAAGAGCTTGCAGGCATAATGACGCTCTATTTAAATTACTTGTACAAGAAAAATcagaggaagaaaagaatccaCGCTTCTTCCAAGATTTCAAAACCTTAGCAGATGTTCTTATTCAAGAAACGATCAAACATGACATAGGATTAGAG tTTCCAGAACTGGCTAAGGTAGTGCAAGGAGAGGAAACTAATACATTCAGCAATGCCATGGGTGAATCTATAGTGGTTGAAGTATGTCCGACTGTTGAAGAAACCACTAAACTATTAGCCAAAGTGATGGGTAGTGATATTGCAACTGCTGAATTATTAGCCACTGAAGTTCATAAGGATGTCCAATTCTTAGATATTCCAATGGTAGTAGAACTACCTTTTGATTttgatattgatatttatGATCTTGGTATATGGATAGATCCAATTG ATTCAACTGCTGATTATATAAATGGGAGTGAAAAGATAGATGAAGTCACTGGCGTACATATGAGTGGTTTACGATGTGTCACTGTCTTGATTGGAGTATTCTTGAAAAGCACAGGCATACCAATTGTGGGAGTAATTAATCAGCCTTTTTATACAAATGTGGATTTACG ATGGAAAGGCAATTGCTACTGGGGATTTATGAAAAAAGATGTTGGGACATGTTCTATAGTGAAAGAAACTACcaacaaaaaaataattgtccTGAGTAGAGTTGAGGATGAAAATGTGAAATCTAAACTCTTAGGCGCTGGTTTCACTTTAGTGGAAGCAGCTGGGGCtggttataaaatattaagcGTTGCCCTTGGACAAGTCGATGCTTATATTTTATCTAAAGGATCTACATACAAGTGGGATACTTGTGGCCCACAAGCTCTTCTACGTTCTTTAGATGGTGGTATTATTGAATTCCAAAGTTTTATAAGTAATCCTGATTCTGACTATATGgatgtaaaatatttaccgATGTCTACCAATTTGTCAAATAGCAATGGTTTGATAGCGTACCGAAACATTGAAACTTTGCAAACATTAAAGTCGATTTTATGCAAataa
- the LOC126864110 gene encoding protoporphyrinogen oxidase: MTAILGGGISGLSAAYYALENPKLAPPVILEVSNRVGGWIRSVKQPDGTIFETGPRVIRANSHDLLKLIEELKLSSKVIPIKAEHPAAKNRYIYADNVLHCLPNSLKGIITKNTLLNHSLARLLWNDFKAAKVLKDDESIYNFVERRFGKDVSEKMVAPILCGICGGDIHQLSAKSFMTNIFETEQKYGSVFMGLVQKKFSDILNKKEKKEVTLENTNETQKLVKSNNISSLLVQKAKRELWSTWGLEGGFEQLPQTLAENITKRGVNIKMKHNCEQIIFNEDCVELIVNGKVEKYSHIISSLPAKNLANLIQKQHPELSKELYSIPTVTIAVVNLQFSENVLPINAFGVLIPPKEEIPILGIIFDSCALPQNSKMTVLTVMMGGAWFEKYFGRCSSEEHLKMVAVKYANKLLCINEDPKACNVSILKDCIPQYIIGHAQRLTRIHDYISTHKIPLALCGSSYHGVGVSHVILSAKEAVSSINQCMI, from the exons ATGACAGCTATACTAGGTGGTGGTATATCAGGTTTATCAGCTGCATATTATGCTCTTGAAAATCCAAAACTGGCTCCACCAGTTATATTAGAAGTTTCAAATCGTGTAGGTGGTTGGATACGTTCTGTAAAACAACCTGATGGAACAATCTTTGAAACAGGTCCACGAGTTATTAGAGCTAACTCACAtgatttattgaaattaatagaagaATTGAAATTATCATCTAAAGTCATTCCAATTAAAGCTGAACATCCTGCTGCTAAAAACCGATATATTTATGCAGACAATGTATTGCATTGTTTACCTAATTCCCTAAAAGGaattataacaaaaaatacGCTGTTAAATCATTCTTTAGCTAGGCTTCTGTGGAATGATTTTAAAGCAGCAAAAGTTCTTAAAGATGACGAAAGCATATATAATTTCGTAGAAAGGAGATTTGGCAAAGATGTATCTGAAAAGATGGTTGCACCAATATTATGTGGAATTTGTGGTGGTGACATACATCAATTAAGTGCAAAATCTTTTatgacaaatatatttgaaacaGAACAAAAATATGGTTCTGTATTTATGGGTCTTGTACAGAAAAAATTTTcagatatattaaataaaaaagaaaaaaaagaagttacaTTGGAAAACACAAATGAGACTCAAAAATTAGTAAAATCAAATAACATATCTTCACTTTTAGTACAGAAAGCTAAAAGAGAATTATGGAGTACATGGGGACTAGAAGGAGGTTTTGAACAATTGCCTCAAACACTGGCTGAAAATATTACTAAACGTGGagtgaatataaaaatgaaacataactgtgaacaaataatatttaacgaaGATTGTGtagaattaattgtaaatggaaaagttgaaaaatattctcatATCATATCAAGTTTACCTGCTAAAAATTTAGCTAATTTAATTCAAAAGCAACACCCAGAACTATCTAAAGAATTATATAGTATACCTACAGTAACGATAGCTGTAGTTAATCTCCAGTTTTCTGAAAATGTTTTACCAATAAATGCCTTTGGGGTTCTCATTCCACCAAAAGAAGAAATTCCAATTTTGGGTATAATATTTGATTCATGTGCCCTTCCTCAAAATTCCAAAATGACa GTACTGACAGTAATGATGGGTGGGGCATGGTTTGAAAAATACTTTGGTAGATGCTCATCTGAAGAACATTTAAAAATGGTAGCAGTTAAATATGCAAACAAACTTTTATGCATTAATGAAGATCCCAAGGCATGTAATGTTTCCATTCTGAAAGATTGTATTCCACAATATATAATAGGTCACGCACAACGCTTAACTCGCATCCACGATTACATCTCCACGCATAAAATACCTTTAGCATTGTGTGGCTCTTCATATCACGGTGTAGGAGTCTCTCATGTTATTCTGTCAGCAAAAGAAGCTGTTTCTAGTATCAATCAGTGTATGATATAG
- the LOC126864121 gene encoding transcription initiation factor TFIID subunit 13, which yields MATEEGFEQFEDEEAEIPIGGTLPGGRKRLFSKELRCMMYGFGDDQNPYTESVDLLEDLVIEFITEMTHRAMEIGRTGRVQVEDIVFLVRKDPRKYARVKDLLTMNEELKKARKAFDEVKYAE from the exons ATGGCCACGGAAGAAGGTTTCGAACAG TTCGAAGATGAAGAGGCAGAAATTCCGATTGGCGGGACTTTACCCGGTGGTAGGAAACGATTATTTTCGAAAGAATTACGGTGTATGATGTATGGTTTTGGTGATGATCAAAATCCTTATACAGAAAGTGTAGATTTGTTAGAAGATCTtgttattgaatttattaccGAAATGACACATAGAGCTATGGAAATTGGTCGTACCGGTCGTGTGCAAGTAGAGGATATCGTATTTTTAG TTAGGAAAGACCCAAGGAAATATGCAAGAGTTAAAGATCTCCTAACAATGAATGAAGAATTAAAGAAAGCTAGAAAAGCATTCGATGAAGTTAAATATGCAG AATAA
- the LOC126864115 gene encoding putative methyltransferase C9orf114 homolog: MPPVIPTPKTWKETNRLHKEQRKKWKEERLAKKLKKGETKKELQNEVAKPVESHFEKKDISTLSIAVPGSILDNAQSPELRTYLAGQIARAACIYKINEIVVFDDKGEITESEKKKIRNDEFLGERRVGCLQLARILQYLECPQYLRKYFFPIHKDLQYAGVLNPLDAPHHLRQQDISLYREGVVTNKPVKPGKGSHVNVGLLNDVSVDKVLTDGLRVTVKIPKDQPNPKKIKGFIVPPDVPRSDTGIYWGYTVRLANNLTEVLTQCPYKNGYDLTIGTSDKGNSIDDVESKSIKYHHALIIFGGLCGLEAAVDSDPNLNVDDASLVFDQYLNTCPQQGSRTIRTEEAILITLAELRTKIFPKVSLLPNPQFDSFTNI; the protein is encoded by the coding sequence atgccACCAGTAATTCCTACACCGAAAACTTGGAAAGAAACCAATCGTTTACACAAAGAACAGCGAAAGAAATGGAAGGAAGAGAGGTTAGCAAAAAAGCTTAAGAAAGGAGAAACTAAAAAAGAATTACAGAACGAAGTAGCTAAACCTGTTGAAAGTCATTTCGAAAAAAAAGACATTTCGACTTTGAGTATCGCAGTTCCTGGTTCAATTTTAGATAATGCTCAGTCACCAGAATTACGAACATATTTGGCAGGACAAATAGCACGTGCCGcatgtatttataaaataaacgaaatcgTCGTTTTTGACGATAAAGGAGAGATAACTGAAagtgaaaagaagaaaataagaaatgaCGAATTCTTAGGTGAAAGACGAGTTGGATGTTTGCAATTAGCTAGAATATTGCAGTATCTTGAATGTCCACAATATTTAAGGAAGTATTTCTTTCCAATTCATAAAGATTTGCAGTATGCTGGAGTATTAAATCCTTTGGATGCTCCACACCACTTACGTCAGCAAGATATATCTTTGTATAGAGAAGGAGTAGTTACAAATAAGCCAGTTAAACCTGGCAAAGGTTCTCATGTGAATGTGGGATTATTAAATGATGTTTCTGTGGATAAAGTATTAACGGATGGATTAAGGGTTACAGTGAAGATACCCAAAGACCAACCAAATccgaaaaaaataaaaggctTCATTGTTCCACCTGATGTTCCCAGATCAGATACTGGAATATATTGGGGATATACTGTGAGATTAGCTAATAATCTTACAGAGGTGTTAACTCAATGTCCTTATAAGAATGGATATGATTTGACCATTGGTACTTCAGATAAAGGAAATTCTATTGATGATGTGGAAtcaaaaagtattaaataCCATCATGCTTTAATAATATTTGGAGGATTGTGTGGATTGGAAGCAGCAGTAGACAGTGACCCTAATTTGAATGTGGATGATGCTTCTTTGGTGTTTgatcaatatttaaatacttgtCCTCAACAAGGATCAAGAACTATTAGGACAGAAGAAGCTATTCTAATCACTTTAGCAGAATtaagaacaaaaatatttcctaAAGTCTCTTTGTTGCCAAATCCCCAGTTTGacagttttacaaatatataa
- the LOC126864118 gene encoding ribulose-phosphate 3-epimerase encodes MAKKLTAKIGPSILNADLSQLSEESQKLINSGADYLHLDVMDGHFVPNLSFGHPLVKCLRNKVTDAFFETHMMVSNPNLWIEPMADAGVNQYTFHVEAVNDVPLVCRKVRETGMKVGVALKPQTPVNVVEDYVELADMVLIMTVEPGFGGQKFMEPMMKKVSWLRKNYPTLDIEVDGGVGPETIGACAKAGANMIVSGTAVIGSSDQAKVIKTLRDTVNCALQNNCK; translated from the exons atggcaaaaaAATTGACTGCAAAGATTGGACCTTCGATTCTAAACGCCGATTTGTCACAACTTTCAGAAGAATcacaaaaattaattaatagtgGTGCTGATTATTTACATTTAGATGTTATGGATGGACACTTTGTACCTAACCTTAGTTTTGGTCACCCATTAGTAAAGTGTCTTCGAAATAAAGTAACAGATGCTTTTTTTGAAACGCATATGATGGTTTCTAATCCCAATCTG TGGATAGAGCCAATGGCTGATGCTGGTGTCAACCAATATACATTTCATGTTGAAGCAGTAAACGATGTTCCACTAGTTTGCAGAAAAGTAAGAGAAACAGGAATGAAA GTTGGGGTAGCACTTAAACCACAGACTCCAGTAAATGTAGTCGAGGATTATGTTGAATTAGCAGATATGGTATTAATTATGACTGTAGAACCAGGTTTTGGTGGTCAAAAGTTTATGGAACCAATGATGAAAAAGGTATCATGGCTTAGGAAAAATTATCCTACATTGGATATAGAAGTTGATGGAGGTGTTGGACCAGAAACTATTGGTGCATGTGCAAAG gCTGGTGCAAACATGATCGTTTCTGGAACAGCTGTCATAGGTTCTTCTGATCAAGCCAAAGTTATCAAAACTCTAAGAGACACAGTAAATTGTGCATTGCAAAATAACTGTAAAtaa
- the LOC126864117 gene encoding neural/ectodermal development factor IMP-L2 isoform X1 — MMRSCSILINLVCVITVSYTVSGHPFSFLPRHAVERAAERRSINRQMIEHNSNFLTPLSEYGTRTESKPVEPWTKITQNPVNGIETIVGSKVELECKASGSPPPEILWFTGSGSNEQLIEYVKTSTHSLYDPSEEWKGVARINSKLVIECVTPDDAGLIYCASVSAREVKISTPTVLLVNNEGGASNCSSESDPVITLYSPTLVATIGATVVLPCRASGKPTPQITWVDNYNIPLTLSTNLRHRVLDNGDLIIEELLWEDMGGYTCQAKSKNRQQVISTFLYPLRPEKEVARTVN, encoded by the exons ATGCGATCTTGTTCAATACTGATTAATCTCGTTTGCGTTATCACCGTATCGTATACGGTTTCGGGACACCCTTTTTCATTCCTGCCGCGGCATGCCGTTGAACGAGCTGCCGAACGTAGAAGCATAAACAGGCAAATGATAGAGCACAATTCCAATTTCCTAACACCATTGTCGGAATATGGGACACGAACTGAATCGAAG CCTGTAGAGCCATGGACTAAAATCACACAGAATCCAGTAAACGGCATCGAAACCATTGTGGG AAGCAAAGTGGAATTGGAATGCAAAGCTAGCGGCAGTCCTCCACCAGAAATTCTCTGGTTTACAGGAAGCGGTAGTAACGAACAA CTGATCGAATATGTGAAAACCAGTACGCATTCTTTGTACGATCCATCCGAAGAGTGGAAAGGAGTGGCCAGAATTAATTCGAAACTCGTGATAGAATGCGTTACTCCGGATGATGCTGGATTGATCTACTGTGCGTCGGTTTCTGCGAGAGAGGTGAAGATCTCCACTCCTACGGTGCTGCTGGTTAACA ACGAAGGTGGTGCCAGTAACTGCAGTTCTGAAAGCGACCCAGTAATTACTCTTTACTCGCCTACTCTGGTAGCCACTATTGGAGCAACAGTTGTGTTGCCTTGCAGAGCAAGTGGAAAACCAACACCACAAATCACTTGGGTGGATAACTACAACATACCTCTAACTCTGTCAACTAACTTGCGACACAGAGTATTGGACAACGGTGACCTAATAATAGAAGAACTTTTATGGGAAGACATGGGTGGCTACACTTGCCAAGCCAAGTCTAAAAATCGTCAACAAGTCATCAGCACGTTCCTCTATCCTTTGCGT CCCGAAAAGGAAGTGGCTCGAACAGTCAACTAA
- the LOC126864117 gene encoding neural/ectodermal development factor IMP-L2 isoform X2 translates to MRSCSILINLVCVITVSYTVSGHPFSFLPRHAVERAAERRSINRQMIEHNSNFLTPLSEYGTRTESKPVEPWTKITQNPVNGIETIVGSKVELECKASGSPPPEILWFTGSGSNEQLIEYVKTSTHSLYDPSEEWKGVARINSKLVIECVTPDDAGLIYCASVSAREVKISTPTVLLVNNEGGASNCSSESDPVITLYSPTLVATIGATVVLPCRASGKPTPQITWVDNYNIPLTLSTNLRHRVLDNGDLIIEELLWEDMGGYTCQAKSKNRQQVISTFLYPLRPEKEVARTVN, encoded by the exons ATGCGATCTTGTTCAATACTGATTAATCTCGTTTGCGTTATCACCGTATCGTATACGGTTTCGGGACACCCTTTTTCATTCCTGCCGCGGCATGCCGTTGAACGAGCTGCCGAACGTAGAAGCATAAACAGGCAAATGATAGAGCACAATTCCAATTTCCTAACACCATTGTCGGAATATGGGACACGAACTGAATCGAAG CCTGTAGAGCCATGGACTAAAATCACACAGAATCCAGTAAACGGCATCGAAACCATTGTGGG AAGCAAAGTGGAATTGGAATGCAAAGCTAGCGGCAGTCCTCCACCAGAAATTCTCTGGTTTACAGGAAGCGGTAGTAACGAACAA CTGATCGAATATGTGAAAACCAGTACGCATTCTTTGTACGATCCATCCGAAGAGTGGAAAGGAGTGGCCAGAATTAATTCGAAACTCGTGATAGAATGCGTTACTCCGGATGATGCTGGATTGATCTACTGTGCGTCGGTTTCTGCGAGAGAGGTGAAGATCTCCACTCCTACGGTGCTGCTGGTTAACA ACGAAGGTGGTGCCAGTAACTGCAGTTCTGAAAGCGACCCAGTAATTACTCTTTACTCGCCTACTCTGGTAGCCACTATTGGAGCAACAGTTGTGTTGCCTTGCAGAGCAAGTGGAAAACCAACACCACAAATCACTTGGGTGGATAACTACAACATACCTCTAACTCTGTCAACTAACTTGCGACACAGAGTATTGGACAACGGTGACCTAATAATAGAAGAACTTTTATGGGAAGACATGGGTGGCTACACTTGCCAAGCCAAGTCTAAAAATCGTCAACAAGTCATCAGCACGTTCCTCTATCCTTTGCGT CCCGAAAAGGAAGTGGCTCGAACAGTCAACTAA